The genome window TTATGGAAAAGGAATTTTAACGGTGTTAGGTTTGGCCTTACTTGGAGACGAGTCATCATTTCCAGTGAGTTCACTGTGGCAAGAGATTGTCAACCTCGAACCAGTGATCCGCTTTGGGAAATTGCAAACACTCTTCCAGCCTTACTTCCCGCAATGGCAAAACAATCTTGTGGTTGAGCCGGATGATTCCACACAAGGCGTTTATCTTTTTAAGGTGTCACTGGGAAAGCCTTGGCGACGAATTGCCATTCCCTCTTTCCTGTGTCTTGATGATTTAGCCGAAGCCATTCTTGATGCCTTTAAGTTTTCAGATGATCATCTCTATCAGTTTATTGGCCAACAAAGCACAGGGAAAACATTGATGATTAATCATCCTTTTCTGGAAGATCCTCCTTGTACCGATGAATTTCTGGTGGAAGCGTTACCGTTAAAAGTGGGTCAAACGATGACATTTTTATTCGATTTAGGCTCTCGATGGGAATTTAAGCTCACTTTAGAAGAAATTCAGCCTCTCACTCAAGATTGCAAGCAGCCTCAACTTTTACACGCTTCTGGTCAAGCCCCAGAACAGTATGACTTCCACGAAGAATGGGATTGAACTGTTCCTGTTCCCAATTGAAGAATAGGAGTTGCTTAATCTGCCGATGTAGGGGATGTGGACGAAGGAGGACTAACAACCGAGCTTCACCCACCCGTAGGCGCGGATTTCTTCCCAAATTGTACATACCGGAGAGTCGGGTGCCAGCTTAAATTAGCTCTGTGAAGGGGTCCATCTGTATCGCCTCTTAGTGCGTGACCCTCGCTGATCATGAGGATCATCAGCTGGCACAGCCACCTCATCAACCAACTCAGCACCTAAACGCTCGATGGTACGTCGGGATGCCCAATTGTCGGAGTCGCAAGTAATTGTGACCGCCTCGTCAACCGAGCGGACGAACGGCGCGATCGCGCGACACGCCTGAAACGCAAAGCCGTGACCTCGAAAAGACTCTACGATTTCAAAGCCAATGTGACCAGCACAAACTCGAACGTGCTCTGTCTCTCCGATGCGAAAATTAATCTGCCCAACATCCGACCCATCGGTAATGATGATGCGAAAGTGGAAATACGGGACGAACCCATGCCAGGGCTCTCCAGGTCCTATATGGCTGAAACGTAGCGTAATCTCACCGTTAGCCAAAGACTCGGGAGGGGATGGAAGCATTTCTTCTGGGGAGCATGTCATCTTTGTACTCCAATCAGTTCATTAAGGTCGTTACATCGATGGGCAAGAACTTACCGAAGATTTTCCTCGCGACGATGTTAGCGAATCAGATTAATACCTGAATCACTTTTTAGACTTAATCTTAGCCCACGCCAGTGATTCAAGGGTAATGATTTCATAAAACGGAGCCTTGTCCTTGATGTATTGCGCTCGCGACTCAGCAGAGGCATCGACAGCTCGTTTTTGTTCAGCTAACCATTGAGCGCGATCGGGATGCTGAATCAAGTAATCACGATAAGCGAGATGCTTCTTGAGTTCATGGGCACCCGAT of Cyanobacteria bacterium GSL.Bin1 contains these proteins:
- a CDS encoding GNAT family N-acetyltransferase, whose protein sequence is MTCSPEEMLPSPPESLANGEITLRFSHIGPGEPWHGFVPYFHFRIIITDGSDVGQINFRIGETEHVRVCAGHIGFEIVESFRGHGFAFQACRAIAPFVRSVDEAVTITCDSDNWASRRTIERLGAELVDEVAVPADDPHDQRGSRTKRRYRWTPSQS